DNA from Plasmodium yoelii strain 17X genome assembly, chromosome: 13:
agtccatttttcaaattcattaaaatatataatatgataaacatatcttaaataatattctcattttttatgACATAATTATATTCAGTTTATTTACCCACGAATTATATACACAACGCCTATATAATATCTTATACAAACAAACATATAATTAAAGAATTAACTTACagttatagaaaaaaaatattgaaatataataatgtacTCATTGTCTTattccaaaaaataatataatgaaataaatttgtttatataaagATTGAATGAAATAACACAAATAATTTTCCTATCCTATTAAATtaactatattttattttttgaactTTCAATAAATTTCGccaataataaaatacatattttatatcttttaaaaaggaagtttaaattataatgtgCATTATTGTAGGGCACAAttctttttaaataaataatatattatatatttgtatatatttatatatgtatatattatatatatgtatatatcataataccTAAAggacaatatttttatatactcaATATGTAAATATGCTTCGTTTCCTTTAAAAATACTACCTCATTCtttcgtttttttatttgtaataaagcataaatatttatttattcctttaaaaatatttttgggGGGTATACACAATGTAATAAAAGTTTACTGAATTTTCAAATAttcctttattttttctttttttttaaaatgcttgaaaaaataaacacaTTTCCTTTGATTCGAGAAATCTATAGGAATAATCATCAAAAGAAATTTACATTCATAAAACTGATGAACAAAAATAcagatattaataaaatatttgctTTTAAAAAGGATGTCAATCAAAATccaaaaaatggatataatttatttcgtGAGCAAATTATATTCACACCATTCAgtaatttgttaatatataacaacaataataacaacagtaataatatatctttCGAGTTTAACCATAATACGATTAATCCCActtataataacaatataattcATCcattatgtaaatataaaaatagtaattatataaatcgaaaattttcaaatataCAAAGTGAGGACAGCCCTAATGATATATCACACAATAAAACGAAACAAAAAACCCTACTCTTTAGTTGGCTTAAAACtattagaaaaaaacaatactACAAAATTATTGGGAAGTTAGGGATTAAGAAAAGGAATGCAGGCATGTATTGGGAATTCTatgttaataaaagaaaaaaaattagaaagaaaaaaagaaccATATGACAAGTTAATTTATGTGTATAAAAATACTAGTATAATGTAATTTAATTCGTGtaattattatactttactccattttgttttataacatttaagctttatttttttcgttttttttgtCAAAACTCATCAAAATTGTTATTTctcattataataaaaaaattaaaaaataatttaattaaagtGTTAGTATATCAAATAAGTGGCCCTCAAAATggcaaaaataaaaaaaagaaaaagaaaaaacttCCCTTTTTACAACGAAACACAGTGTAGTAAACTCGCTCTAAGCTAATTCACTACattgataaaattaatcAAGCGTAAAAAAATaccataaaaaatatcataaaaaatatcataaaaaataccataaaaaatatcataaaaaataccataaaaaatatcataaaaaataccataaaaaatatcataaaaaatattataaaaaatattaactgTAATAGACTATATCCCTAAAATGggctatattttttaattattattaaattatgtGTGCACATTTTTTCCACATTCATATTTTAACCATTCACATATTTCTGTCTAATGATACAGGCCCATAAATGGACAAATTCACTATGAAAAATTTATGTCTTGTTTTAGAAATTTCATATGATGTATTTCTTGTTTGCAAAAAAATGAGAGAATCACTTTGtggttttataatttgaattagACTATCCTTAACATTAACTGAttgatttatattattaacttTATTCTTCTCCTCTTGTTTTCTTACAAATTCATTTTCAGTTTTATACACTTTTATAGTTACATCATCATCTGGATGTACATATGGAATGTATAAACATGTAACCTTTTGACCATTATCCATATCCCCATGCCCACCTTCTgcatgtttttttaaaaaagattTATTTggtgaaaaatataagaatcGAAATAATGTGCATATTTGTAATGATAAATttgcttttttatttaattcatatGGAATTAATGATAActcttttaataatttatataaaccTTGTTGTTTTTCTCTATCCAAACTAGTTATGTATGCCCAACAATAAAAATCAgttcttatatttttatattcactATTAAACTCATTAAACtgattattatattcaataAATATAAGTTCATCATATATAAGCTTCATATATTTGCCCATAAAATTTAGTTGTATACTTACATtaaaattcattaaatttCCAATCGTTTCTGAttgaattttatttaaatcatgttcttttatatttaatggGTTTGCTAATGATATAATATCTTTTGTACTTTTACAATGTATTtcttttattcttttttttacttttccaattatatatttattaaaaactgtttttaatatatatgttcttAAAAAATAGTCTGTTTCTATATCTATTTGATTTTCTTCATTtctatttccattttttaatcCTTCTTTAgctaatatattattgtaaATTGTGTATGCTTTTTCAGCTATATTATTTAGTgacttttttatattttcttcactCTTTTCATTATCTATAATTTCTCCTAATAAATCATTATCatcttttttaaatttatatgaacttatatttatatcacaTTTTCCATCATGACACGATCCACATTCTTTATGCATTTTGAGTTCTGTTCCCATCTCAAGTCTTATCGAATTTTCTAATTCTAAGCATTTTTCATAATCAAAACATTCATAtagataattataaaattggtTTAAAATTCCTTCATCCCATTCGACCTCCATATATGGCTGTAATAAATGtgaacatataaaataatgggaaagaaaagaaaaagtaaagagaaaaaagaaaaaatataacaaactACAAAACTCTACCCTTTTGAAGcttattcataatttttaaatcttATCTAAAAATATTCGAAGCCTTGTGCTAGTGtgcataacattttttttaattgataacattttttttaattgataacatttttttttaattgataacatttttagttaTGTTCTTCATTATCCATTCATTACATAATTCCAAacgttatttattttattttttcaaatttaataataaaccTATAGACAGCATATTTCGAggtaaatcaaaaaaaattattataataaccTACTTACTCCTttgtttaataatataaaaaatacatatttatttatgaaaattaaataaataatataaacataaatatatgtatataaaataatatttttagtgcttataaataattattttatatattcttcGTAGGGTTATCATATTTTccattaaatattttttttttttcacaaatatttttttttcaaaatatttataccattttttaaatcaataaaaatttgGATTAACTGTTTTCTTAAAAATTCCAAagttcatattatatatattatatattatatatatatatatatatatatatatatatatatatatacttatgcggcatgtaaataataatacatgtGTCGATAACTTATGCAAAGTCATaagtttaaaaatgtataataaaagaataaaaataaaacagtataaattataattgttTAACATGTGACTTGTGGATTTCAAATTACGCGAATAAAAAGATAACATAAAAAGCGTCAAAATAAAGCAagcaaaaataaaagttcgctgcaaatatatacacatcaAAATGAGCATATCccttaaatttattaatttttttttaattgtgtCCCATATATTAAAAAGCCTATTAAACGATATGAGGatagtttttattttttcataatttggTTTTtccaaataaaattttcataatgtTTTGCTTCCATGCCAAATTgcaattaaaataatttttaatttcctGAACACAGTCAGCTAATTTAATTTCCTTATCACCAACAGATTTTGATTTATCTAAAGTTAGCTCTCTTAATTTTATAACCCCTCTTTCAATTTCATCTCCTATTATAATAACAAGTGGTATTTGTTTTTCCAAGGCATAGCTAAATTGCTTTTGTAATCTTTGATcattaaaatatacaaattcaGTTGCTATATTTTCATCCCACAATTTTTTACACAATTCAATAGTTTGTTTAAATGCATTCTTATTAGTATTACATATAAGTACTTCAACTGCGTTGTCTTTTAAATTCAATTTCGATTTatcattcatattattaGGAGAAGAATTTGCATTTGTATTACTGGGTGTATTATCAGAATTTGTAGTATTTTCTGAACATACAAGTTGTgccattttttttctgaCTACATCTTCAGCAATAGTAATGATTCGTTCTATTCCTATAGATGCACCAACTGAAGGAATATattcttttcttttatttcgaATCAAATAATCATATCTTCCTCCAGCCCCTATACTACCTAAACTCGTATCAGAAAGAAGAACAAACTCAAATATGATACCAGTATAATAATCTAAACCTCGAGCTAATGATAAATCAAAAGAAAATTGATTTAACATATTAAAATGTTTAAGTAATTCAAAAATTTGCTCTAAATGATTTATAACATCGTTAAtatcttttttataattttcatcgAAATTTGattcatttaaatcatttctTAAAAATTCAATAACTAAAAATGGAGATAAACTTAATGttttagaaatatatgaCTCAATTTTATCGACAGAATCAACAGATATAcctttttcatttaataattcATCTCGAAATTGTTGGAAAGTTATTTTATCTAATTTATCTATACTACTAGAAACTGTTTTTACTTTATCTTTATGTATATTtgaagataataaaataaactcTAAAATTTTTCTATGATTAATTTTGCAAATAAAATTAccaattacattttttaagtttgttaatatatcccaaaatatatgtaatatatgaaaatcagcttttattatatcatattttccAACTATATCAAAATCACATTGATAAAATTCTCTAAATCGACCTTTATTCATACTTGGTTCATCTCTTCTATATACTTTACCAATATGAAATCTTTTAAGTGAATTTAAATTGTTAGTATTAAAAAATCTATATAATGGAACCGTTAAATCATATCTTAATGATAAACTTTCGCCTCCTTGATCTTTTAAatcaaatattaattttgaatcTTCTCCATATTTATCAATTAATGTTTCTTTTAATTCAAATACAGGTGTATCAATTTCGACCCCTCCatgtattaaaaatttattttttataaaatcaaaaaatatatttcttaatTGCATATCTTCTCCTGTAAAATCTTTTGTTC
Protein-coding regions in this window:
- a CDS encoding prolyl hydroxylase-like protein, putative; protein product: MEVEWDEGILNQFYNYLYECFDYEKCLELENSIRLEMGTELKMHKECGSCHDGKCDINISSYKFKKDDNDLLGEIIDNEKSEENIKKSLNNIAEKAYTIYNNILAKEGLKNGNRNEENQIDIETDYFLRTYILKTVFNKYIIGKVKKRIKEIHCKSTKDIISLANPLNIKEHDLNKIQSETIGNLMNFNVSIQLNFMGKYMKLIYDELIFIEYNNQFNEFNSEYKNIRTDFYCWAYITSLDREKQQGLYKLLKELSLIPYELNKKANLSLQICTLFRFLYFSPNKSFLKKHAEGGHGDMDNGQKVTCLYIPYVHPDDDVTIKVYKTENEFVRKQEEKNKVNNINQSVNVKDSLIQIIKPQSDSLIFLQTRNTSYEISKTRHKFFIVNLSIYGPVSLDRNM